From the Dermochelys coriacea isolate rDerCor1 chromosome 26, rDerCor1.pri.v4, whole genome shotgun sequence genome, one window contains:
- the LOC119848654 gene encoding transmembrane emp24 domain-containing protein 4, with the protein MLRALLPGMALARFSSRAWRLSGCACASPSLSREPWQRMRARSGEGAGLAVVGGGGERVPGMLRTVAALVLLAQLAGRGAHALYFHIGETEKRCFIEEIPDETMVIGNYRTQLWDKQSESFLPSTPGLGMHVEVKDPDGKVVLSRQYGSEGRFTFTSHTPGEHQICLHSNSTRMALFAGGKLRVHLDIQVGEHTNNYPEIAAKDKLTELQLRARQLLDQVEQIQKEQNYQRYREERFRMTSESTNQRVLWWSITQTIILILTGIWQMRHLKSFFEAKKLV; encoded by the exons ATGCTCAGAGCCCTTCTCCCAGGCATGGCGCTTGCGCGGTTCTCCTCCAGGGCCTGGCGTCTAAGCGGTTGCGCATGCGCGTCGCCCTCGCTCTCCAGGGAGCCGTGGCAGCGCATGCGCGCTAGGTCGGGAGAGGGAGCGGGGCTCGCCGTGGTCGGCGGCGGTGGGGAGCGGGTACCCGGGATGCTGCGGACAGTGGCGGCCTTGGTGCTGCTGGCGCAGCTGGCGGGCCGGGGGGCGCATGCGCTCTACTTCCACATTGGGGAGACCGAGAAGCGCTGCTTCATCGAGGAGATCCCGGACGAGACCATGGTGATCG GGAATTACCGCACACAACTGTGGGACAAGCAGTCGGAGTCGTTCCTGCCCTCCACGCCGGGACTTGGCATGCATGTAGAAGTGAAGGATCCTGATGGAAAG GTGGTTCTGTCCCGGCAGTATGGCTCAGAGGGCCGCTTCACCTTCACCTCGCACACCCCAGGCGAGCACCAGATCTGCCTGCACTCCAACTCCACGCGCATGGCGCTCTTTGCAGGTGGCAAGCTG CGCGTGCACCTGGACATCCAGGTTGGAGAGCACACCAACAACTACCCCGAGATTGCAGCCAAGGACAAGCTGACAGAACTGCAGCTTCGAGCCCGGCAGCTGCTGGACCAAGTGGAGCAGATCCAGAAGGAGCAGAACTACCAAAGG TACCGGGAGGAGCGGTTCCGCATGACCAGTGAGAGCACCAACCAGCGGGTGCTGTGGTGGTCCATCACCCAGACCATCATCCTCATCCTCACCGGCATCTGGCAGATGAGACACCTCAAGAGCTTCTTCGAGGCCAAGAAACTGGTTTAA
- the DDX56 gene encoding probable ATP-dependent RNA helicase DDX56 isoform X1, protein MEPGSSFAHMGLDGRLLQAIAELGWAKPTLIQEKAIPLALEGKDLLARARTGSGKTAAYAIPLIQHLLQVKMSPLVTEQAVHALVLVPTKELGQQVLQMIRQLTAYCSRDVRVADISGQVDMSAQRPILMEKPDVVVGTPSRVLAHLQGHSLSLRHSLEVLVLDEADLLFSFGFEEDLKNLLCHFPKIYQSFLMSATFSEEVQALKELVLHNPVTLKLRESQLPEAAQLCQYQIRCATEEDKFLLLYALLKLGLVRGKAILFVSTVERGYRLKLFLEQFSIPACVLNAELPVQSRCHIISQFNRGFYDYIVATDEQVLAEPAAWAKRKKGAKSEKGKDPEYGVARGIDFQNVATVINFDPPASVESYIHRAGRTARADNPGTALTFVTHPECPLLAEIEEALAGESTEPVLRPYQFRMEEVEGLRYRCRDAMRSVTKHAIKEARLREIKEELLNSEKLKLGLDSLCPLRHTLRTIHTTCGCCATTGPCTRPSSNRTCATFPSTWCPPPCAPSPSPCSTSTSDGNTWPPAAAARGGAFRPGGGTTLCGASGTWGGDPST, encoded by the exons ATGGAGCCCGGGTCGAGCTTCGCGCACATGGGGCTGGACGGGCGGCTGCTGCAG GCCAtcgctgagctgggctgggccaaGCCCACGCTGATCCAGGAGAAGGCCATTCCGCTGGCCCTGGAGGGCAAAGACCTGCTAGCCCGGGCTAGGACGGGCTCTGGGAAGACGGCCGCCTATGCCATCCCCCTCATCCAGCACTTGCTCCAAGTGAAGATG TCTCCCTTGGTGACAGAGCAGGCCGTGCATGCACTGGTCCTGGTGCCCACCAAGGAGCTGGGCCAGCAGGTGCTGCAGATGATCCGGCAGCTGACGGCGTACTGCTCCCGTGATGTCCGTGTCGCCGACATCTCCGGGCAGGTGGACATGTCTGCCCAGAG GCCCATCCTGATGGAGAAGCCGGACGTGGTGGTGGGGACGCCGTCGCGGGTCCTGGCTCATCTTCAGGGCCACAGCCTGAGCCTGCGCCACTCCCTGGAGGTGCTGGTCCTGGATGAGGCTGACCTACTCTTCTCCTTTGGCTTTGAGGAGGATCTGAAGAACCTGTTGTG CCACTTCCCCAAGATCTACCAGAGCTTCCTGATGTCGGCCACCTTCAGCGAGGAGGTGCAGGCACTGAAGGAGCTGGTGCTACACAACCCG GTGACCCTGAAGCTGCGGGAGTCCCAGCTGCCGGAGgcagcccagctgtgccagtACCAGATCCGCTGTGCGACTGAGGAGGACAAGTTCCTGCTGCTCTACGCACTGCTCAAGCTGGGGCTGGTGCGGGGCAAGGCCATCCTCTTCGTCAGCACTGTGGAGCGCGGCTACCGCCTCAAGCTCTTCCTGGAGCAGTTCAGCATCCCGGCCTGCGTGCTCAACGCAGAGCTGCCCGTGCAGTCCCG GTGCCACATCATCAGCCAGTTCAACCGGGGCTTCTACGACTACATCGTCGCCACCGATGAGCAGGTGCTGGCAGAGCCCGCAGCGTGGGCCAAGAGGAAGAAGGGTGCCAAGTCAGAGAA gGGCAAAGACCCAGAGTACGGCGTGGCACGGGGCATCGACTTCCAGAATGTCGCCACGGTCATCAACTTCGACCCGCCCGCCTCGGTTGAGTCCTACATCCACCGGGCCGGCAG gACAGCCCGCGCTGACAACCCTGGCACAGCCCTGACTTTCGTGACACACccagagtgccccctgctggcagaaATCGAGGAGGCTCTTGCAGGAG AGAGCACCGAGCCCGTGCTGCGCCCCTACCAATTCCGGATGGAGGAAGTCGAGGGGCTTCGCTACAGATGCCGG gacGCCATGCGCTCTGTCACCAAGCATGCCATCAAGGAGGCGCGGCTACGGGAGATCAAGGAGGAGCTACTCAACTCGGAAAAGCtgaag CTGGGTCTAGACTCATTGTGTCCCCTCAGACATACTTTGAGGACAATCCACACGACCTGCGGCTGCTGCGCCACGACCGGCCCCTGCACCCGGCCATCATCAAACCGCACCTGCGCAACGTTCCCGAGTACCTGG TGCCCCCCACCCTGCGCGCCAtcgcccagcccctgctccacaaGCACAAGCGACGGAAACACTtggcccccagcagcagccgcccGAGGAGGGGCTTTCAg GCCCGGGGGGGGCACAACCCTCTGCGGAGCTTCCGGTACATGGGGAGGAGACCCCAGCACCTAG
- the DDX56 gene encoding probable ATP-dependent RNA helicase DDX56 isoform X2: MEPGSSFAHMGLDGRLLQAIAELGWAKPTLIQEKAIPLALEGKDLLARARTGSGKTAAYAIPLIQHLLQVKMSPLVTEQAVHALVLVPTKELGQQVLQMIRQLTAYCSRDVRVADISGQVDMSAQRPILMEKPDVVVGTPSRVLAHLQGHSLSLRHSLEVLVLDEADLLFSFGFEEDLKNLLCHFPKIYQSFLMSATFSEEVQALKELVLHNPVTLKLRESQLPEAAQLCQYQIRCATEEDKFLLLYALLKLGLVRGKAILFVSTVERGYRLKLFLEQFSIPACVLNAELPVQSRCHIISQFNRGFYDYIVATDEQVLAEPAAWAKRKKGAKSEKGKDPEYGVARGIDFQNVATVINFDPPASVESYIHRAGRTARADNPGTALTFVTHPECPLLAEIEEALAGESTEPVLRPYQFRMEEVEGLRYRCRDAMRSVTKHAIKEARLREIKEELLNSEKLKTYFEDNPHDLRLLRHDRPLHPAIIKPHLRNVPEYLVPPTLRAIAQPLLHKHKRRKHLAPSSSRPRRGFQARGGHNPLRSFRYMGRRPQHLASKGETS, from the exons ATGGAGCCCGGGTCGAGCTTCGCGCACATGGGGCTGGACGGGCGGCTGCTGCAG GCCAtcgctgagctgggctgggccaaGCCCACGCTGATCCAGGAGAAGGCCATTCCGCTGGCCCTGGAGGGCAAAGACCTGCTAGCCCGGGCTAGGACGGGCTCTGGGAAGACGGCCGCCTATGCCATCCCCCTCATCCAGCACTTGCTCCAAGTGAAGATG TCTCCCTTGGTGACAGAGCAGGCCGTGCATGCACTGGTCCTGGTGCCCACCAAGGAGCTGGGCCAGCAGGTGCTGCAGATGATCCGGCAGCTGACGGCGTACTGCTCCCGTGATGTCCGTGTCGCCGACATCTCCGGGCAGGTGGACATGTCTGCCCAGAG GCCCATCCTGATGGAGAAGCCGGACGTGGTGGTGGGGACGCCGTCGCGGGTCCTGGCTCATCTTCAGGGCCACAGCCTGAGCCTGCGCCACTCCCTGGAGGTGCTGGTCCTGGATGAGGCTGACCTACTCTTCTCCTTTGGCTTTGAGGAGGATCTGAAGAACCTGTTGTG CCACTTCCCCAAGATCTACCAGAGCTTCCTGATGTCGGCCACCTTCAGCGAGGAGGTGCAGGCACTGAAGGAGCTGGTGCTACACAACCCG GTGACCCTGAAGCTGCGGGAGTCCCAGCTGCCGGAGgcagcccagctgtgccagtACCAGATCCGCTGTGCGACTGAGGAGGACAAGTTCCTGCTGCTCTACGCACTGCTCAAGCTGGGGCTGGTGCGGGGCAAGGCCATCCTCTTCGTCAGCACTGTGGAGCGCGGCTACCGCCTCAAGCTCTTCCTGGAGCAGTTCAGCATCCCGGCCTGCGTGCTCAACGCAGAGCTGCCCGTGCAGTCCCG GTGCCACATCATCAGCCAGTTCAACCGGGGCTTCTACGACTACATCGTCGCCACCGATGAGCAGGTGCTGGCAGAGCCCGCAGCGTGGGCCAAGAGGAAGAAGGGTGCCAAGTCAGAGAA gGGCAAAGACCCAGAGTACGGCGTGGCACGGGGCATCGACTTCCAGAATGTCGCCACGGTCATCAACTTCGACCCGCCCGCCTCGGTTGAGTCCTACATCCACCGGGCCGGCAG gACAGCCCGCGCTGACAACCCTGGCACAGCCCTGACTTTCGTGACACACccagagtgccccctgctggcagaaATCGAGGAGGCTCTTGCAGGAG AGAGCACCGAGCCCGTGCTGCGCCCCTACCAATTCCGGATGGAGGAAGTCGAGGGGCTTCGCTACAGATGCCGG gacGCCATGCGCTCTGTCACCAAGCATGCCATCAAGGAGGCGCGGCTACGGGAGATCAAGGAGGAGCTACTCAACTCGGAAAAGCtgaag ACATACTTTGAGGACAATCCACACGACCTGCGGCTGCTGCGCCACGACCGGCCCCTGCACCCGGCCATCATCAAACCGCACCTGCGCAACGTTCCCGAGTACCTGG TGCCCCCCACCCTGCGCGCCAtcgcccagcccctgctccacaaGCACAAGCGACGGAAACACTtggcccccagcagcagccgcccGAGGAGGGGCTTTCAg GCCCGGGGGGGGCACAACCCTCTGCGGAGCTTCCGGTACATGGGGAGGAGACCCCAGCACCTAGCCAGCAAAGGGGAGACATCCTGA